In the Enterobacter cloacae subsp. cloacae ATCC 13047 genome, TACCGCGCTGAATATGGCCGCGCGTGTGGCGGGAAGTCAGGGCGTGGCAGCGCGCATCTGGCTGGCCGGTGGCGGTGTTGCAATGGGGATTGGCGTATGGGCGATGCATTTTATCGGCATGCTGGCGATGGATCTCTCCATGCGCATGAGCTACAACGCCACCCTGACGGGGTTATCGATGGTTATCGCCGTGGGTTCATCCTTGTTTGCGCTGTGGCTTGTCAGCTGCGAGCAGCTGCGTTTGCGCCGTCTGCTGCCCGGTGCACTAGTCATGGGAACCGGTATTGTGGCCATGCATTACACCGGCATGGCGGCCCTGGAGGTTACGCCCGGTATTATCTGGGATAAAACATGGGTGGCGATATCAGTCGCTATTGCGCTTGCTGCGTCGCTCGCGGCACTGTGGCTGACGTTCCGCCTGCGTCATGAGGCCGCTCAGGTCGCGCTGATGCGCATGGGTGCCGCAATCACGATGGGGATTGCGATTGCCGGAATGCATTATGCGGGGATGAAAGCCGCACAGTTTCCAGTGTCGACCATGGCTCACCATGAGGGGATTAACGGCAGCTGGCTGGCCGTGCTGGTGAGCGTTGTCGCACTGGCCATCCTTGGTATCACCCTGCTGGTGTCGATGCTGGATGCGCGCCTGCAGGCACGTACCTCTCTCCTCGCCTCGTCTCTGGCGGAAGCAAACCGGGAGCTGGCCCAGCTGGCGCTACAGGATACGCTGACGCGCCTGCCCAATCGTATCCTGCTGGAAGATCGACTCGATCAGGCCATCAACAAAGCAGACCGTGAAGGCACGCATTTCGCATTGATGTTTATGGATCTCGACGGCTTTAAAACCGTCAATGACGCCTACGGGCATGATGTCGGCGATAAACTGCTGGTTGCCGTTACGCAACGCCTGCTGCTCCCCCTGAAAGGCCAGTACACCCTTGCACGTATTGGCGGTGATGAATTTGTTCTGCTGGCAGAAGTTGGGGGGCCGGACGATGCAGCCTCCCTTGCCAATGCCCTGGTGCGCACTATCGATAGTCCATTCAATGTGGATCCGTATAAACTGGTGGTGACCCTCAGTATTGGCATTGCGCTTTATCCTCACGATGGCAAAACCGATCGCGAGCTGATGTTTAACGCCGATGCGGCGATGTACCACACCAAGCATATGGGCCGTAACGGTTATCACTTTTTCCAGCCCTCCATGAACACGCTGGCGCAAACCCATTTGCAGCTGATGAACGATCTGTGGCTGGCCATCGATCGTAATGAGCTACAGCTGCATTATCAGCCCAAATTCCACGCGCCGGCAGGCCCCGTACTCGGGTTTGAGGCACTCCTGCGCTGGCAACACCCGAAGCTGGGATTGCTGACGCCAGACCTGTTCCTGCCGCTGGCGGAAAAAACGGGACAGATCATTCCCATTGGCAACTGGGTTATCAACGAAGCCTGCCGCCAGTTGCGGGAATGGCACCTTAAAGGGCATCAAAACTGGTCAATGGCGGTGAACCTGTCGACACTTCAGTTTGAACAACCTTCGCTGGTGAGTACGGTGCTTGATTGTCTGACACGTCACCAGGTGCCGCCGGAAATGCTGATCCTTGAAGTGACGGAAACCACTGCGATGAGTAACCCGGATGAGAGCGTGCGGGTGCTGACAGAGCTGACGAATGCGGGTGTGAAAGCCTCTATTGATGACTTTGGTACCGGCTACTCGAGCCTGCTGTATCTTAAACGCTTACCCGCCTGTGAATTGAAAATCGACAGGGCGTTTGTAAAAGAGCTCAGTGGAGAAAGCAAAGATGCGACCATTGTCTCCGCGATTGTCGCCCTGGCGAAAACGCTGAATCTGAAAGTAGTGGCTGAAGGGGTGGAAACCGAAGCACAGCAAGCCTTTTTGACGGAACTGGGCTGTAATACCCTTCAGGGCTATTTGTTAGGAAAGCCTGTCAGTGCGCAGACCATTGAAACGCTTTGCGAGCAGGGAGAGATCTTGCCCGACACCGAGTCGTAAGCTTCTTCACGTGGCGACACTCGCACCACCGGGAGTGTCGCCAGAATGTTATCGACCAGAGCAGGTGCCTGTTGATAGAGGTTGAAGCTGTCGTTATTCATTAACCAGTTTTTAATTATTCCGCTAAAAAATCCGTGGAACACTATCAGCGTTAAATCCACATTGACCTGCGAAGAAATGATGTTTCGTGAAATACAGCGCTCCAGTGTCGCACGTAGAAAATCATTGTTGAAACCAATACGTTTCCTGATTTCATACTCGGAAACCATATCACTGGTAAATTCACACTTATGATACAAAATCTGTAACAGCGCCCACTGGCGAGGCTCATGCGCAATATATTGCAACGCAGTGATAAATTGCTCACGAAGCATTAACAAGGGATCATCTTTTTCGGAAAGAGAAAGTCTGTCGCGAATGAGATCGCGAAGCGGCAATTGCTGTTCCCAGATAGCATTAAATATCTCTGTTTTACTGGTGAAATGCCAATAGACGGCCCCACGCGTCACCTTTGCCGCATCGGCGATATCCGTCAGCGTTGTGTTGGTTACGCCACGTGTCGCAAACTGCCCGATAGCCGCTTCAATCAGCTGTTGACGGGTTTGTTGAGCCTCTGCTTTCTTTTTACG is a window encoding:
- a CDS encoding putative bifunctional diguanylate cyclase/phosphodiesterase, with translation MLVSQYNHILVVLSFVVAILAAYTALNMAARVAGSQGVAARIWLAGGGVAMGIGVWAMHFIGMLAMDLSMRMSYNATLTGLSMVIAVGSSLFALWLVSCEQLRLRRLLPGALVMGTGIVAMHYTGMAALEVTPGIIWDKTWVAISVAIALAASLAALWLTFRLRHEAAQVALMRMGAAITMGIAIAGMHYAGMKAAQFPVSTMAHHEGINGSWLAVLVSVVALAILGITLLVSMLDARLQARTSLLASSLAEANRELAQLALQDTLTRLPNRILLEDRLDQAINKADREGTHFALMFMDLDGFKTVNDAYGHDVGDKLLVAVTQRLLLPLKGQYTLARIGGDEFVLLAEVGGPDDAASLANALVRTIDSPFNVDPYKLVVTLSIGIALYPHDGKTDRELMFNADAAMYHTKHMGRNGYHFFQPSMNTLAQTHLQLMNDLWLAIDRNELQLHYQPKFHAPAGPVLGFEALLRWQHPKLGLLTPDLFLPLAEKTGQIIPIGNWVINEACRQLREWHLKGHQNWSMAVNLSTLQFEQPSLVSTVLDCLTRHQVPPEMLILEVTETTAMSNPDESVRVLTELTNAGVKASIDDFGTGYSSLLYLKRLPACELKIDRAFVKELSGESKDATIVSAIVALAKTLNLKVVAEGVETEAQQAFLTELGCNTLQGYLLGKPVSAQTIETLCEQGEILPDTES
- the envR gene encoding acrEF/envCD operon transcriptional regulator; translated protein: MARKKKAEAQQTRQQLIEAAIGQFATRGVTNTTLTDIADAAKVTRGAVYWHFTSKTEIFNAIWEQQLPLRDLIRDRLSLSEKDDPLLMLREQFITALQYIAHEPRQWALLQILYHKCEFTSDMVSEYEIRKRIGFNNDFLRATLERCISRNIISSQVNVDLTLIVFHGFFSGIIKNWLMNNDSFNLYQQAPALVDNILATLPVVRVSPREEAYDSVSGKISPCSQSVSMVCALTGFPNK